DNA sequence from the Phoenix dactylifera cultivar Barhee BC4 chromosome 13, palm_55x_up_171113_PBpolish2nd_filt_p, whole genome shotgun sequence genome:
CTCACAAACAGCCTTCCTTCCTCGCCCTCAACGTAATCCCTCTCCATTTCTCCAAACTTCTATACAGAAAAAATGAGAAACCTAAAAATCTTGCAGGCGTATTTAGTTTTGGTGacgtttatttttatttccatTTATGCAGCCATTCGGCCAGATTCCTGTGCTGGAGGACGAAGATATCGTCctatttggtaaaattttcacGCTTAAAAATTTAGATTTGTTTCTTAAAATTTAGATATCGTGCAATTGATGCACCTATCCTGGATCTGCGATCTTTTGGGTTTAATCGGACGGCCAGAATCGCGAGCAATAAACCGGTACATCGTGAGCAAGTGCAAGGAGACCGGACCGGACCTGCTCCGGTCGGGAGCTGGAGCGAAGGAGACGGCGGCGTTGGAGGTGTGGCTGGAGGTGGAGTCGCAGCATTTCGGGCCGCCCATCGCGGATCTGGTGTTCGAGATCTTGATCAAGCCGTTGTTCGGGGGAGCCACCGATCCGGCGACGGTGGAGAAGCACGCGGAGAAGCTGGGCAAGGTCCTGGACGTGTACGAAGCCCACCTCTCCAAGAACAAGTACCTGGCGGGTGGTGAGTTCACCCTGGCGGACCTCAACCACATGCCCTACACCCACTACCTCATGAAGACCCCCAAGGCGGATCTGGTCACCGCCCGCCCCCACGTGCTGGCCTGGTGGCAGGAAGTCTCCGCCCGGCCGGCCTGGAAGAAGACCGCCGCCGGCATCCCCCTGTAACGAGATGGATGGCTTTCTGATGCTCTGTTTTGGCTGGTCTAGAATATTTCAGTAGAATAAAATGGTGTGCCTTTGTGTGGCATCCGATGCATTTAAACTTGCTTGAATGAATTGTGAGGTAGGCTTTTTATGGAGCTGTTTATGTTGCATGGTTTGAGCTTGAGATCTGGATGGTCTGTTCTGCTGTTTGGTTTGAAAGAGGTTTTAGCTTGGCAAAAGGTATAAATTATAGAACACAAGTTGGTGCAGAAAATTATCATTAACAATTGTTAATTTAAGTGGGCACTCTTAGATTAAATGACTCATGCAAGTGGACGGTGGGTTGGTAGGTATGTGGGCATTTAAACGACATTAAATGCCCGACTAAAGAGAGTTCTTCGGCTGAGGTAAAGtagtttttctctctctctctctctctgtttttttctctAGAAATTAGAAACCAGGTTTTGATTCCAGGCTGCCTGTCATATACGGATTTTGAGCTCGAAAaggctttataaatttttttacgcACTGGTCGATACATGCTGGAAAGCATGCATCTTAAAGGCCGCTGTGTGTGGCAGATAGATGTGAAGCGGAAAACCACAGTGATACCATGCTGTATTCCGGAACACATCCAAATCTATACCGCCCACTCAGGAAACGACACATAGCAATCGGCCAGGATCTCCATCCGCATCACGCTCCAAAACACCATGGCAAACAAAGCCATATTTTTTGAGAGCCAAATAAAGCTATATTTTTTGAGAAGCAAACAGTACAGAACTGAATCGCCTCCTTTGCAGCTCACCACTTCGGAACCTTCATACGGAATAGCACTGACCCGATCCTTATTCTGATTTCTCGTAGCGCAGGCGCACTCACGTCCATGCATAAGTGAGATACcagtttaccaaaaaaaaaaaaaaaaaagcaaagccTTACAGAGGGCATTACCATAACAAAACTGGTTTCAAACCTCGGGATCAAGCATCCGACTATTCCGTCAGCAAAATTCTAATAGACCAGCAGGTTGCATTTGTTATACCAGCATCATGTCTTCACTGAAAACAAGATACTTCTTCAATCCGCTGTAAAATTATTGGCATCCCCACCTTTGGTTTGTAGCTGACTGATCTATTGAACCAAAGTTAAACACAAAACCAACTAATCAACTCAGGAAGAAAAAGGGGGAAGTTGAGGAAAAGTCAGAATAGTAAAATACCAAGGCACAGGCTGAACAACATGGAACCAGACAATCAGCAAATCATTATACATAcaaggaaaaacaaaaggaaaaggaaaatggTATAAGCATTGTCTAAACAATTAAATAACAGAGAACCTTTAATGAAGCAACTGTACATCATGTCGATAGAGAGATTTAGGGGGAAAATATAAGACAAGCATTGCATGGCAAGCTATTATATATCTGGAAAATAGGATTTAATCATGTGGTATTCACATGAGCCGTCACTATGATATGAGTAGACAGAAATATTTGCAAGCTGCCAACACTACGACATGTACAGATTATCGCCCTGAAGAAGTTTCTTCATGCCAGACAGATAAAACATGCCTCATGCTAAAAAGTTTCTTCTGGTTTCAGGAAATTGTAGCATTCCATCTGCGTCATCTCTCCACCGTTCACGGGATCAAATTGGCATCGATAGAAACTGCATACTCATGACAACATTAGGTTACGTTTAGAACAAAGACAATGGCtttagaaccaaaaaaaaaaaaaagaatacagCCCACTCCTAGGTTATTATGATGCCCAGAGAACAGAGAAACTAAATGTTTCATAGACCCACTTCACACGCCAGCATGTCAGTGAATACTGATAGTAGAAATATCTCAAGTAAAGAATCATACAATCCAAGAGCAAATAACTTGCATAAACACGATTGTTGCCTTCATGCCAAGATTACACTTTTGAGATGCTAAATGAAGCTTGTGTGGTTAATTAGTTTCAGTAATACCCAAATGCTTTCAGTAGCGAACACCaccaactttcaaaaattgagAATTCTGTACCAAACATTTGGCAAATGTAAACTTCTAGCAGGAGAGATTATTGGAATTGACATTACATACCTTCCATCCATCCCAAGAATCACAATGGTGTTTCTCTGGTGTCCAAATGCAACGTTATATTGCAAACCTTCATGCAAGCGGAACTGAGCCACCGACCATTCTGAGTTGAAATACTTCGGCAGAACACCTAAGATGAAACCAAAAGACaactttaaagtagaaagtcTATAAGGTTTCACTTAATTGTATTTCAAAACAAGGGCTAAAAGGTTTGACAGCTTAAGGGTAAAACACTGCAGCAGCTGATTGGGGGCTGCATGCTGTTCTTCACGCTAACAGCCAATATTTCTCATCTATAAATACCAGCACTATGGATATCGTATTTCCTTTGGTTACAACACTAAAATCCAAGTATACAGCAAACAGGTATGAACAATTTGCTGCCTGACTGGCTCTAACTCAAAAAAACCAGCCTTTACATGAAAAATCGAATCAGATTTGTACGTCCAAATTTTAAATCACAACCTAAAAGAGTACCATTGGCCTGACTCAGTCCAAATAGTTCAAATAGGGTAGAAAAGAACCTGATCGACTAAGATAATTACAGCAGCCTATTCATTAGCCAATTATACCCATTCGAGCCATTTACAAATAAGATCTCATCAAAGACATGGTTGAACTGAATTCAATCCATAATGAATCAATTGCTGCCACAAGCGAAGAACTACTCAGCAGTGAACCCAACCCTGGTCCAGCACAAGGAACActcaaaaaaacaaacaaacatcaTTGCCAGTAGGTTGCTAGAAGGGCCGTACGGTTCTGACAAGCATAGCAAGATTTCCCAGGACAGAATTTTGTATTTAAGCAGGACAATTGCAAGAAGTTCAGGAAAAAGCATGGGATATTAAATCATCCAAGAAGATTAAAGGCATTACAACAAAAGGAAATAattaaaattcccaaaaaaaaactgtaactgacataacatattaaaaataattgacGACAATTCCTGAGGCCTATAGATGGATTGGAGTTGATGCAAGTCTGATCCATTAACTAAAATCCCTGATACAATGTAATCTGATAATCTGGAGGATGGAAGCAAGTAGAGTATTTTCCCTCTGTGggcaggatttttttttttttggcggggTGGGGATGAGGGGACTCATTACCTAAGGATGCAAATGAACTGAACTGATCATCAAAACTGATCATGAACAGCTGAGGCTCAGATCAAACTAGTAGGTTTGAGCTCATTCAATAAAGAAGCAAGCCAAGCCCAAGCATAGGCCTCATTTAAAGCTCAAGTCATAATAAGTCAAGCTTGAATAATCTGGGCTTGCAAAAACAAACTTAACAGTAGCTCATTCAAACTTGTCCAACTAGGAAATCAACAATGCTCAAACATTTATGATCAAACATAGCTCCAACTTGGCTCGAGTTTGATTATCACTTTCTTATAACAAACCAAGTCTGACCAGCCCAAAGCTCAAGTTGGCTTGGTGGGAATGAGAGGGTAGGATTGCCTAGAGGATGAAAATGGGAGAAAGGGGCAAGGTGGCATCATGCAGGTGAAATACCCAAACGAAATATGTAGGACTATATTATATACAATAAGatctataattattattatgtaCAATTTGGATTAGGTCCTTCAGGCAATAAGATTTGAATATCTGTGGATCTCCAGGTCAAAAACATTTATCATATCCGATATATTGTATTGGATCTGGACTAGATTGATGTCAAAGTCCAACCAAATAACCGGCTTACCATCCACAAATCAACAAATTCGCAACTAAACTTATTCACGAAGTCAAGATAAAATCGAGAGTAGAATTTTCcagtaaaaaatcaaaaaaggaTATTTTCAACAAGTCAGTTGTTTGTTCACTATGACAAAACTAATGTTATAGGTATTCATTGATCTTTATTTCCCTTCTTAAAGATAAACCAATGACatgatttttttattgaaaataaataACTAGTCCATCAAGGCAGACAATATTCTTTATTGAGATATGGGCTATATCATCGAGCACTGTgcaataaaaagagagagaaaaaaaacctCCTCCAGAAAAGTAGAGAATATCTGTAGTTAACACTAAGAAAGATAAGTTGGATGGAAAACCAACCATTATCACGAGATCTCTTATAAGTTTAAGAAATAGGCTCAGATGATTTCCTGTTGCATAAAGAAATATCTCGGTGTAATTACAAATTTTTCAAGTTAAATTAGGTTACCTTTAATGAAAGAGAGGGATGAAGTGATGGCTGGGGGATTTGGCTCTGGTGCAGGGCGTGGCCTATCATTGCCTGTCAATCCCAAATTTACCTTGAGGTTGAATACATGAACTGTTCCTTTGTCGCTAGAGACTGCTAACCACTGCATGTTAGCAGAGAAGGCCAGGCTGTAAATCTCTGCTCTATCAGCACCCCTTCTTAgctagaaagaaaaagatcacCATAACATCAGAACTAAAATCACTACATAGAAAACAGAGAGACAaggtatttttttatataaaaaaaaacagaatctggaaataaatgataaaaaacatttaaaaaaaatatgcatgAACTGTAAAAATATGCACAAAGTCTTCAAGGCACGTAAAAGCAAAGTTTAATAAAACCCATTGTGTGATTTGCACACAGGCTCACACACACAAAGGAGGGAGAAAACAGCCACTAAGCACTGTATGCAGCATTTTGGTACCGTGGGAAACATCTCTCCTTCAAATTAACAACATTCAGCACATCTACCATGTCTGGACAAAGGCAACAATGGTACAGCTTTGTGGAACATAGACAAAATTGGAGGACATAAGAGCTCCATTTATAGTTCATATTCTATTATAGGTTTTATGTTAAACTTCTTTTAGTATATTTTCTTTGTGGACATTAAAACtgaagaaaataaattttgaacctCGAGGTTATGCATGAAGGTTTATTTGTATCTGTTATAGTTGAAAGCTAAAACTCTAAAACATATGGGATTTCCTCAAGACTTTCATGTGTGTCAGAGTTTTTATGCAACATTTGTTTTGATTATTGAGATTTAGGGACTTAAAAGTAATTTGAAGTTTAAGTTTTATTTGGATATCCTCCAAATACTAGAAAGCCAAATCACAATTTGAAGTTTAAGTTTTATTTGGATAACCTCCATAAAACGGTTTAGTCTTCATTTACTCAAATAACTTCTAAAACTGCAGTGATCTCCTAGAATGTGAAACATTAAAGCTTAGGCCCTCCTAAGGACACAATCCCAACAGGCCATGCTGCCCTTTTGTTCCTGCATCCATTACTCTTATTATTCTTCCGTGTTGACGTGAGAACCTTGAATCACATCATTtgactaaaaaaataaatcagcaTAATGGCCAATCTGATTTttcccttttattttctttgttcAAGATTCATTCAATAAACTAGATGGAAGCCATATTTAATTATGACTATGTACATTTTTCTACATGACTAAAAGAGCAGGCTCAAGTCCATCCAGCTGATCGACCTAATTATTGAATTCAAGCACATAGACTCATGTATCATACATGATAAAACAACAAGATAATTAATGTGAGGTAAATTCTGACAGAGGGAGTACTGGTCCTGATCTTGTAAGCAAATAATGTACCTGATCTTGGTCGATTATAATGGTCATCTATGCCAAATAAATCTACtacggccctgtttgggggagctattAGTAGTAgaacttttggaagtagagctgtctaaagcagagcatttataaaaaactgtttgctgtttggtaactacatttctaaagtgctgtggcactttaacatgtatttggtaaacaaactgagaaagcacttttgtgtgacaaaatgaccataaaggacattaccagttttacacaacagagcataataaaatataatatgtattaatacataaatatatgatataatataatattaatgtaatataatataatattactataatatagtactacaacattatgtattatagaataataatttaatataatattatatgtatagtataatacaataataaatatataaaatattataattattagtgtaaattaatttttcatccttctaatgaccatttatctctctaacaaattttctagctaggtgataaaattggttaaataattactaa
Encoded proteins:
- the LOC103707284 gene encoding glutathione S-transferase 3, which encodes MGLKVYGLPLSTNTVRVVAALNEKGLEYELVPIDLRTGAHKQPSFLALNPFGQIPVLEDEDIVLFESRAINRYIVSKCKETGPDLLRSGAGAKETAALEVWLEVESQHFGPPIADLVFEILIKPLFGGATDPATVEKHAEKLGKVLDVYEAHLSKNKYLAGGEFTLADLNHMPYTHYLMKTPKADLVTARPHVLAWWQEVSARPAWKKTAAGIPL